A genome region from Penicillium psychrofluorescens genome assembly, chromosome: 3 includes the following:
- a CDS encoding uncharacterized protein (ID:PFLUO_004631-T1.cds;~source:funannotate), with amino-acid sequence MPAMALSQPGSAEKTIRKIDIAQVSLSLQDRLGLAKLKYQHGRLHGLHDPRLDFDSDKPSDSSSVFSRSRCETPFTSPPQRAATYSKELPRSARNKHAVTFNSRVMQPMLSASRKRLRTDSITAQRPAKAARVSWKSSYRLPESSPATHRQTHDHPVSFMSEAPIPELSSPVRYQYHGPSDEENDPDLPLHSFQNMSSLAGSSPPRTPPPRHSRLSRSDRALKHEDGADLLLYLANSPTPARVASGQPQVFPPSTPPSQHAVLPSLTPTPGGGPFPNFGTPGQQFNFADFVNVTPSPAQPAWGNRTPGNASRTPLAARDARKRLNFDNLAPPNTSSPRLRTKDAGLALQLGGELHP; translated from the exons ATGCCCGCCATGGCTCTGTCCCAGCCTGGTTCTGCCGAGAAGACCATCCGCAAGATCGACATTGCCCAg gTCTCCCTCAGCTTGCAGGACCGTCTAGGCCTGGCCAAGCTCAAGTACCAGCATGGCCGACTCCACGGTCTCCACGACCCTCGGCTCGACTTTGACAGCGACAAGCCCTCCGATTCATCGTCCGTCTTTTCTCGCAGCCGCTGCGAGACCCCCTTCacctctcctccccaacGAGCCGCGACCTACTCCAAGGAACTGCCCCGGTCGGCCCGCAACAAGCATGCCGTGACCTTCAATTCTCGTGTGATGCAGCCCATGCTGTCCGCCAGCCGAAAGCGGCTGCGGACAGACTCGATCACCGCCCAACGCCCGGCCAAGGCAGCCCGTGTCTCGTGGAAGAGCTCATACCGGCTGCCCGAATCCTCGCCGGCCACCCACCGACAGACCCATGATCACCCAGTCTCCTTCATGTCCGAGGCCCCGATCCCCGAGCTGTCCTCCCCCGTTCGATACCAATACCATGGCCCgtccgacgaggaaaacGACCCGGACCTGCCCCTGCACAGCTTCCAGAACATGAGCTCGCTGGCCGGCTCCTCGCCGCCACGCACACCTCCGCCCAGACACTCGAGACTGTCGCGTTCCGACCGCGCCTTGAAGCACGAGGACGGGGCCGACCTGCTGCTGTACCTAGCCAACTCCCCCACCCCGGCCCGCGTGGCATCCGGCCAGCCCCAGGTATTCCccccatccacgccgcctAGCCAGCACGCCGTGCTCCCGTCCCTGACCCCGACTCCCGGCGGCGGTCCATTCCCGAATTTTGGAACACCCGGCCAGCAATTCAACTTTGCGGACTTTGTCAACGTTACCCCGTCCCCCGCCCAGCCGGCCTGGGGCAATCGAACCCCCGGCAATGCGTCTCGTACGCCCCTAGCTGCCCGGGATGCCCGCAAGCGCTTGAACTTTGATAACCTTGCGCCTCCCAATACCTCGAGTCCCCGCCTGCGCACCAAGGATGCGGGCCTTGCCCTGCAGCTGGGCGGCGAACTACACCCTTGA
- a CDS encoding uncharacterized protein (ID:PFLUO_004632-T1.cds;~source:funannotate) — protein sequence MPFFKQLRRRSKASFHTSSRSTDTKSSHNVEMVTGKSSSTVDTSSYDSITPPSSIKPTMSSPNLPSLIELNGAPIPVPPQPQQRPGPFANHSQRNSVIASSSSSVNGVYRSPTPSSPYAPRIVSIADNSWVHQKVLLVYGQIGDPRNHPLDGGVTVNHHQDNFPATGWPVTASHFKALIHLVPGPNRLRLDFISPKLSSGSTHPAVHSTYLCINYLPLVNTPPLQLVILLGKDSDGTYDAVPERAQREGNGLDMAIRKYRTAAYLWQAFTGEQMFRKNFGRRCFRFEEEWQSGTLSRRDGASGNMRNEAKIHIVRSEKTVAELRDLNIAQQNSKAEHKDELFNIAMEAVRNHFQPQPGQKQYVSVLLLDSHWDTGSQTITGHAALGSAGDDIKLAIFGSHSLQSYPSCLEEVVDAFSDCTRTDTNHIANDCGEAGSNWESANLGIGAHLHEVGHLFGSPHQESGIMLRDYVRFSRSFLTREPFSTRTKTQGLKVCLPNDECGWHRLDTLRFRFHPCFRLPSDSIVSTDDSVQVWPVENGKILFTASSGVAFMELYAEGDTFCHNTVEYLNTETGSSNGLPKQVTVTESELRQRVFGSEKEKKKKIRLVVFSGALGSYTVEDLSQLKSKNALVKLPKGQSGYKSGMLGQSTMEGSEPEQLLLDCAFINTKLMTSIKVYHGYAVDGIEFCYEDATTQLFGKRGGKPRGDEFVLDTRRGEILLGFYVRAGLWIDGIEILTSLGRKSGVYGNAAGGSGHTLIPPLGYRVAGVSGSCASWIDGLSLIIAH from the exons ATGCCCTTCTTCAAACAGCTGCGCCGTCGCTCCAAGGCCAGCTTCCATACCTCCTCCAGATCTACCGACACCAAATCATCCCACAATGTTGAGATGGTTACGGGCAAATCGTCTTCGACCGTCGACACCTCCTCCTACGACTCCATCACTCCGCCGTCGTCCATCAAgcccaccatgtcctcgCCAAACCTGCCCTCGTTGATCGAGCTCAATGGCGCCCCCATCCCGGTGCCTCCCCAACCGCAGCAGCGCCCGGGACCCTTTGCGAACCATTCGCAGCGCAACAGTGTTATC GCTAGCAGCTCGTCCTCTGTCAACGGCGTGTATCGCTCGCCAACCCCCAGCTCGCCGTATGCGCCGCGAATTGTGTCCATTGCCGACAATTCATGG GTGCACCAAAAAGTACTACTCGTATATGGCCAGATTGGAGATCCACGAAACCATCCGCTGGACGGAGGTGTCACGGTgaaccaccaccaagatAATTTCCCAGCGACCGGCTGGCCGGTCACAGCGTCTCACTTCAAAGCTCTGATTCATTTGGTCCCGGGCCCGAATCGCCTTCGGCTGGACTTTATCTCGCCGAAACTATCGTCTGGAAGTACCCATCCGGCCGTTCATTCTACATATCTCTGTATCAACTACCTCCCACTCGTCAACACCCCCCCATTGCAGCTGGTCATTCTACTGGGAAAGGATTCAGATGGCACGTACGATGCGGTACCCGAGAGAGCGCAGCGCGAAGGAAATGGGCTGGATATGGCCATCCGGAAATACCGAACGGCGGCATATCTCTGGCAGGCCTTCACTGGGGAGCAGATGTTCCGCAAAAACTTCGGGCGGCGTTGCTTCCGGTTCGAGGAAGAATGGCAATCGGGGACCCTCAGTCGCCGTGATGGAGCGTCAGGCAACATGCGCAATGAGGCCAAGATTCACATCGTTCGCTCGGAGAAGACAGTGGCAGAGCTCCGGGATCTCAACATCGCCCAACAAAACAGCAAGGCCGAACACAAGGATGAACTATTCAATATCGCCATGGAAGCAGTGCGAAACCATTTCCAGCCTCAGCCCGGGCAGAAACAATACGTGTCCGTGCTCCTGCTTGATTCCCACTGGGACACGGGTTCGCAGACCATCACCGGCCACGCCGCCCTTGGCTCGGCGGGAGACGATATCAAATTGGCCATCTTCGGATCTCACAGTCTCCAGAGCTATCCATCGTGCTTGGAAGAGGTGGTAGACGCATTTTCGGACTGCACCCGAACCGACACGAACCATATTGCAAACGACTGCGGCGAAGCCGGCTCCAACTGGGAGTCTGCGAACCTTGGCATCGGTGCTCACCTGCACGAGGTGGGTCATCTTTTTGGGAGCCCCCATCAAGAGTCCGGTATCATGCTTCGAGATTATGTGCGTTTTAGTCGCTCTTTTCTCACCAGGGAACCCTTCTCGACCCGAACAAAGACACAAGGCTTGAAGGTGTGTTTGCCGAATGATGAATGTGGCTGGCATCGGCTTGATACACTGCGTTTCCGATTTCATCCGTGCTTCCGTCTTCCCAGCGACTCGATTGTCAGTACGGACGATAGCGTGCAGGTGTGGCCGGTGGAGAACGGCAAGATCTTGTTTACTGCGTCTTCGGGAGTCGCCTTTATGGAGCTCTACGCGGAGGGGGACACCTTCTGTCACAATACTGTCGAGTATCTGAACACGGAGacgggcagcagcaacggTCTCCCGAAGCAAGTCACGGTGACCGAGAGCGAGCTCCGCCAGCGCGTCTTTGGCAGcgaaaaggagaagaaaaagaagattCGGCTGGTCGTGTTTTCGGGGGCTCTCGGAAGCTACACTGTCGAAGACCTCAGCCAACTGAAGTCGAAAAACGCCCTGGTCAAGCTTCCCAAAGGTCAGTCCGGCTATAAGAGCGGGATGCTCGGCCAGTCGACCATGGAGGGGAGCGAGCCCGAACAGTTGTTGTTGGATTGCGCCTTCATCAACACTAAGCTTATGACCTCGATCAAAGTCTATCATGGGTACGCGGTGGATGGGATTGAATTCTGCTATGAAGATGCCACCACTCAACTCTTCGGGAAGCGTGGAGGCAAGCCCCGCGGTGATGAGTTTGTACTGG ATACCCGACGGGGCGAGATTCTGCTTGGATTCTACGTTCGTGCAGGCCTCTGGATTGACGGCATTGAGATTCTCACGAGCCTTGGGAGGAAATCGGGTGTGTATGGGAATGCCGCCGGCGGATCTGG CCACACCCTGATCCCACCCCTGGGGTATCGAGTCGCGGGGGTCTCAGGCTCCTGCGCCTCATGGATTGATGGGCTTTCGTTGATCATTGCGCATTAG
- a CDS encoding uncharacterized protein (ID:PFLUO_004633-T1.cds;~source:funannotate): protein MFSNRKNSQKPGDELISRFQRTFGDVVPKRESDEQRTGPLNEGAGDPMMPTRMMEDGEMKFPSQQQRTPRNLLDLNLTPSFMDPESLNMMNFAGQHPGFYTPNSGGMGALWHSQAGDLHTPTLGLNSMTPLSLPIAVSGVPPQSTMGQYNPQIYAQQMPGMNMYAHAQQQSSFAPSAFMHRGDSGYDPMDETTDSNEMHMDATSNITGSTDLSGQVDMSYANPSGEKFRYHVSLRAPTAMVKDKKEIPITYLNKGQAYNLKVMDPNPPLMSSQPVQYRTYVRVSFDEEEQRAKPSTCWQLWKEGRGSSESHQRGGKLLAVEYVDPLQGGGEDSKHRQIHVEHASFDGFVVTWTANPATGASDCSIPVRFNFLSTDFSHSKGVKGIPVRLCAKTQKLSPADDTEQGIDSEVCYCKVKLFRDHGAERKLSNDVAHVKKTIEKLRQQIAQAEVGGGFGKRKRGSTSANGKGTDRSMKVKHKRTWSASSQDGQCEKMSLEDDLHAKLAMMEAMFSSTRSVSTLSLRGEEGDDPDMYPVRLPRESNGDSVKIEVLDRQNTGGSQQSVESFILSPSNSCGSLNSPHMPLRQLKNHPTTVQRTTAGDSGCIEAIDIDSTYRPPAERPRKPIACFYVRFPSTESPPLDYYRAVYLTERTVGELLRKISEKQHIDPSRVVSVLHVNRNGLKVMVDDDVVQELPEGQDMVADICEARSPDGTDADTDTMGVEIKLIY, encoded by the exons ATGTTTAGCAACCG AAAAAACTCCCAGAAGCCTGGTGACGAGCTCATCAGCCGATTTCAGCGTACCTTTGGAGATGTTGTACCCAAAAGAGAATCCGACGAGCAGAGAACAGGCCCTCTCAACGAGGGAGCGGGCGATCCAATGATGCCCACAAG AatgatggaggatggtgaaATGAAGTTTCCCTCCCAACAACAACGCACCCCCCGCAACCTTCTGGACCTGAACCTCACGCCCTCGTTCATGGATCCAGAATCGCTGAATATGATGAATTTCGCCGGCCAACACCCGGGCTTCTACACTCCTAATTCCGGTGGCATGGGCGCACTATGGCACAGCCAGGCCGGCGACTTGCACACACCGACCCTGGGACTGAATTCAATGACGCCCCTGTCTCTGCCGATTGCCGTCTCAGGTGTGCCGCCTCAGAGCACTATGGGACAATACAACCCACAAATATACGCCCAACAAATGCCGGGCATGAACATGTATGCGCATGCTCAGCAACAGTCGTCCTTTGCGCCCAGCGCATTTATGCACCGAGGCGACTCGGGTTATGACCCAATGGACGAAACTACCGATTCAAATGAAATGCACATGGATGCGACATCGAATATCACTGGTTCTACAGATTTGTCGGGCCAGGTGGACATGTCGTATGCGAATCCATCCGGTGAAAA ATTCCGCTATCATGTCTCGCTCCGTGCTCCGACCGCCATggtcaaggacaagaaggagatcccCATCACCTATCTCAACAAAGGCCAAGCGTACAACCTGAAAGTAATGGACCCAAACCCGCCGCTGATGAGCTCGCAACCCGTTCAATATCGAACCTACGTCCGCGTCTCCttcgacgaagaagaacagcgcGCAAAACCATCTACGTGTTGGCAGCTTTGGAAAGAGGGGCGGGGTTCCAGCGAGTCGCACCAGCGCGGTGGCAAATTGTTGGCCGTTGAATATGTTGATCCGCTTCagggcggtggtgaggactCCAAGCACCGACAGATCCATGTCGAGCATGCCTCTTTCGACGGCTTCGTCGTCACATGGACGGCCAATCCGGCCACCGGTGCCTCCGACTGCTCTATTCCAGTGCGATTCAATTTCCTCTCAACCGATTTCAGCCACTCGAAAGGTGTGAAAGGTATTCCGGTCCGGCTCTGCGCGAAAACGCAGAAATTGTCACCAGCAGATGATACAGAGCAAGGGATAGACTCGGAGGTGTGCTACTGCAAAGTGAAACTATTCCGCGATCACGGCGCCGAGCGGAAATTGTCAAACGATGTCGCGCATGTCAAGAAAACCATCGAGAAGCTGAGGCAGCAGATTGCGCAGGCGGAGGTGGGCGGCGGATTTGGCAAACGGAAGCGCGGTAGCACTAGTGCCAACGGCAAGGGAACGGATCGTTCGATGAAGGTCAAGCACAAGCGGACGTGGTCGGCTAGTTCACAAGATGGGCAGTGCGAGAAAATGTCCTTGGAGGACGATCTGCACGCCAAGCTTGCCATGATGGAGGCCATGTTCTCATCGACTCGTTCTGTCAGCACGTTGAGCCTGCGcggtgaagaaggtgatgaTCCCGATATGTATCCGGTTCGGTTACCACGAGAGTCGAACGGCGACAGTGTCAAAATCGAGGTGTTAGATCGCCAGAACACAGGTGGATCGCAGCAGTCCGTGGAGTCCTTTATTCTTTCTCCGAGCAACAGCTGCGGATCCTTGAACTCGCCTCACATGCCCCTCCGTCAATTGAAGAACCATCCCACCACCGTCCAGAGAACCACAGCCGGCGATTCAGGATgcatcgaggccattgacaTCGACTCGACATACCGACCACCAGCCGAACGGCCTCGCAAGCCAATTGCCTGCTTCTACGTACGGTTTCCCAGCACCGAATCACCCCCGCTGGACTACTACCGCGCCGTCTACCTGACCGAACGCACCGTCGGAGAGCTGCTGCGCAAGATCTCCGAGAAGCAGCACATCGATCCCTCGCGCGTGGTCAGCGTGTTGCACGTCAATCGCAACGGTCTCAAAGTTATGGTGGATGACGACGTGGTCCAAGAACTCCCCGAAGGCCAAGACATGGTCGCCGACATCTGCGAAGCTCGCAGCCCAGACGGCACCGACGCTGACACCGATACCATGGGCGTCGAGATCAAGTTGATATACTGA
- a CDS encoding uncharacterized protein (ID:PFLUO_004634-T1.cds;~source:funannotate) produces MDTDAVAERGVDNLPYLANHLFARAGTVTVTVTECEPTSTLTTIEISLPPFIMPGTSTVSAPEGGISTVHITLPTTVAATVSGAGGISTVHITLPGPVPAPSTASAPEGGISTVHFTIHPTGEVPATFNTATHPIPPAKTITSGGNNNYTESVVSLYSVKTTGAVSLVNSTQAPSATAHSNGASFVKGINNHSVLVLAVGLIYFV; encoded by the exons ATGGACACCGATGCTGTCGCTGAACGTGGTG TTGACAACCTGCCTTACCTGGCCAACCACCTGTTCGCCCGTGCTG GAACTGTGACTGTCACTGTGACTGAGTGCGAGCCTACCTCCACTCTGACCACTATCGAGATCTCGCTGCCTCCTTTCATTATGCCAGGTACGAGCACTGTCTCTGCTCCTGAGGGTGGCATTTCGACTGTTCACATTACTCTTCCCACCACGGTCGCTGCCACTGTctctggtgctggaggcATCTCGACTGTGCACATCACTCTTCCTGGTCCAGTCCCAGCCCCTTCCACTGCGTCTGCTCCTGAGGGTGGCATCTCGACTGTTCACTTCACTATTCACCCCACTGGTGAGGTGCCAGCCACCTTCAACACCGCGACTCATCCCATCCCTCCTGCCAAGACAATCACCAGCGGCGGCAACAACAACTACACTGAATCTGTGGTCTCGCTGTACTCTGTCAAGACCACTGGTGCAGTGAGCCTCGTCAACAGCACCCAGGCTCCCTCGGCTACTGCCCACTCAAACGGTGCTTCCTTCGTCAAGGGTATCAACAACCACTCGGTTCTTGTTCTGGCTGTTGGCCTCATTTACTTTGTGTGA
- a CDS encoding uncharacterized protein (ID:PFLUO_004635-T1.cds;~source:funannotate): MSDMSEVDVLVIGAGISGIFAAKFWLDIHPDSRLIILDRDSCIGGTWNSRRGYDSFWIQFTIGTAEFSDQAMPRPPDEDVYLEFFKAKHTTKYLNDYVDSHSYGGQTLRDRVKLSIEVQSVLKIQSGWTVVSKERESPLQHTFKTARLIVASGCTSIPNMPSLPGKDGFLGQVLHQDGFGSSNVLTSPDVKNITVLGAGKSSGDMVYEAVKAGKTVSWILKATDTTGPGFFLSPKGVGPYKNAFEIGMTRLAATFTPSFMNGANWWTSLLHSSKFGSKIMAGFWDSINTTARAEADFQRSSLQNFDKLAPHSPIFWQNCTGGLLNHQDFFDTIADNVRIYFGDVDCLEKDVLCLQSGEKIPTDALLCGTGWQPSVQFFSEEQCRQFGLPHLVAHEPPKERSHWTALEADADAKVLATFPQLANPPPICLKPTPKTPYRLYRHIVPLSESGDASKDRSIVFIGQVVVGNYFPVVECQSMWATAYFDGKLDLPGVEEQEKDVALSTMWCRRRYLSSGRQGNTMTFELVGYTDVLLKDMGLRTHRKGWFKDIFSSVWARDFRSLKAEFMKKYGYNETEN; encoded by the exons ATGAGCGACATGAGTGAGGTTGACGTTCTTGTCATTGGAGCAG GTATCTCGGGGATTTTTGCAGCCAAATTTTGGCTTGATATCCACCCTGATTCTCGACTTATTATTCTCGACAGGGACAGTTGCATTGGGGGTACTTGGAATTCGC GACGCGGCTACGATTCCTTCTGGATTCAATTTACGATAGGAACGGCTGAATTCTCAGACCAGGCCATGCCACGACCACCAGACGAGGACGTCTATCTTGAGTTCTTCAAAGCCAAGCATACGACAAAGTACCTCAACGACTATGTCGATTCGCATAGCTACGGTGGGCAGACGTTGCGCGATAGAGTTAAACTCTCAATTGAAGTACAGTCGGTTCTGAAGATCCAAAGTGGGTGGACTGTGGTGTCCAAAGAACGAGAGTCTCCACTACAGCACACGTTCAAAACTGCCAGATTAATTGTTGCCAGTGGCTGCACTTCAATTCCTAACATGCCTTCGCTTCCGGGAAAGGACGGTTTTCTCGGTCAAGTTCTTCACCAGGACGGTTTCGGTTCATCCAATGTCCTGACCTCGCCAGATGTCAAGAATATCACCGTCCTGGGTGCTGGAAAATCATCTGGCGATATGGTTTACGAAGCAGTCAAAGCCGGCAAAACCGTGTCTTGGATTCTCAAAGCTACCGATACGACTGGTCCcggtttttttctctctccaaaAGGAGTCGGGCCATACAAAAATGCGTTTGAGATAGGAATGACTCGACTAGCTGCAACTTTCACTCCTTCTTTTATGAACGGAGCGAACTGGTGGACAAGTCTCCTTCATTCTTCTAAATTTGGCTCCAAAATAATGGCTGGCTTCTGGGACTCTATCAACACGACAGCTCGAGCAGAGGCCGACTTCCAACGAAGTAGTCTGCAAAACTTTGACAAGTTAGCCCCACACTCGCC GATATTCTGGCAAAACTGTACAGGCGGACTTCTTAACCACCAAGATTTCTTTGACACTATTGCAGACAATGTTCGCATTTATTTTGGGGATGTTGATTGCCTCGAAAAAGATGTACTTTGTCTGCAAAGTGGCGAGAAGATACCTACCGATGCTCTACTCTGCGGCACAGGCTGGCAGCCTTCGGTCCAGTTTTTCTCCGAAGAGCAGTGCAGGCAATTTGGTTTACCACATCTAGTAGCCCACGAGCCACCAAAGGAGAGAAGCCACTGGACGGCTCTCGAAGCTGACGCTGACGCAAAAGTTCTCGCCACCTTTCCGCAGCTTGCAAACCCTCCTCCGATCTGTTTGAAGCCTACCCCCAAGACCCCATACCGGCTGTATCGACATATTGTTCCTTTGTCCGAATCAGGCGATGCAAGTAAAGATCGCTCTATTGTCTTTATTGGCCAGGTCGTGGTAGGCAACTACTTCCCTGTTGTGGAGTGCCAATCAATGTGGGCGACAGCCTATTTTGACGGGAAACTGGATTTGCCAGGTGTGGAAGAGCAGGAAAAGGATGTGGCTCTGTCCACAATGTGGTGTCGGCGTCGATACCTTAGTTCCGGACGTCAGGGCAATACCATGACCTTTGAGCTCGTCGGATATACGGATGTCTTGTTAAAAGACATGGGCCTCCGCACTCACCGCAAAGGCTGGTTCAAAGATATtttctcctccgtctgggcTAGGGACTTCAGGAGCTTGAAAGCAGAGTTCATGAAGAAGTATGGGTACAATGAGACCGAGAATTAG
- a CDS encoding uncharacterized protein (ID:PFLUO_004636-T1.cds;~source:funannotate) translates to MTTQYYEHRIAQASSRKPRKTLRSPVRHIAIRKELIAASKTRLVLRPEGRPKSAVAYRITDEDGSPQFTVTGRKYNDRSCREFRDASGLPLFELHRRISFTNIWSVSLPGSNNGSIAMGTPRWSLSSPSAGNFNITFENAAAIHNKSEQEKKLTLQVERHGNALALFDIVDGDRKVAEVRESIQHNEKLALMRGSRQGYRPALDVIITPGVDLSLVVIIAVIVEDWIFGAS, encoded by the exons ATGACGACTCAATACTATGAGCATCGCATAGCCCAAGCCTCCTCCCGGAAGCCGCGTAAAACCCTAAGATCGCCAGTGCGCCATATCGCTATCCGCAAGGAACTGATCGCAGCCTCGAAAACCCGCCTTGTGCTTCGGCCCGAAGGTCGCCCCAAGTCGGCGGTCGCATATAGAATCACAGACGAAGATGGATCACCACAGTTCACAGTGACAGGAAGGAAATATAATGACCGATCATGCCGCGAGTTTCGCGACGCCTCGGGACTGCCTTTGTTCGAGCTGCATCGCAGGATCTCATTCACCAATATCTGGTCCGTTTCTTTGCCCGGCAGCAATAACGGCAGTATAGCCATGGGGACACCGCGGTGGTCACtcagctcgccctcggccgGCAACTTCAACATTACGTTTGAGAATGCGGCTGCCATTCACAACAAGAgcgagcaggagaagaagctcacGCTTCAGGTTGAGCGGCACGGGAATGCGTTAGCACTGTTCGATATTGTGGATGGCGATCGGAAGGTCGCCGAGGTGCGCGAAAGTATCCAGCATAATGAAAagttggccttgatgcgCGGCTCGCGCCAAGGGTATCGGCCCGCTCTGGATGTGATTATTACTCCCGGCGTGGACCTGTCGCTG GTTGTCATCATTGCTGTAATCGTGGAGGACTGGATCTTTGGTGCGAGTTGA
- a CDS encoding uncharacterized protein (ID:PFLUO_004637-T1.cds;~source:funannotate), with the protein MQPGIGIGVFIYNAEGKFIIGKRLGSIGAGTWALPGGHLEIGESFEDCAAREVREETGLDIHGLDFLTATNSIMTNEGKHYVTIFMAGYLSDKSAQPRLLEPEKCAGWEWVNWDDLREDGEKEMASNVLGLDDRRLFQPILDLIHQRPKFQAHPNK; encoded by the exons ATGCAGCCAGGAATCGGTATTGGCGTTTTTATCTATAATGCCGAAGGCAAATTCATCATAGGCAAGCGGCTGGGGAGTATTGGCGCAG GAACATGGGCGCTCCCGGGTGGACACCTTGAAATTGGCGAGTCATTCGAAGACTGCGCGGCACGGGAGGTGCGCGAAGAGACGGGCCTGGATATCCACGGTCTGGACTTCCTGACGGCCACCAACAGCATCATGACGAACGAAGGCAAACACTACGTCACGATCTTCATGGCGGGCTACCTATCTGACAAGAGTGCACAGCCTCGG ctcctcgagccCGAGAAGTGCGCGGGATGGGAATGGGTGAACTGGGACGATCTccgcgaagatggcgagaaggagatggcatCTAACGTACTGGGATTGGATGATCGACGGCTTTTCCAGCCTATCCTAGATCTGATCCACCAGCGGCCGAAATTTCAAGCACATCCAAATAAGTAG
- a CDS encoding uncharacterized protein (ID:PFLUO_004638-T1.cds;~source:funannotate), with amino-acid sequence MLKPHLFELPAGVQLIYLAEGGANVIYRFVASAPVKSALALKSPLSTAGVEACSGVPAQLRGKLLRLRKETAADIPYQEIVRNFDNIIRPLFKPEELVEQTLIRLPEGLIQRCNEQLRLAETNGLRPAKRHGGYLCVNESFGLVITDMTTADDPGASMAELKPKWLTPSPSAPSTARRCRTCALREMKNHNVQSLQQTGHRRSFCPLDLVSERFENVLRATAFIKGCGDRAHLARILYRNSTLQKLQSHQKAMKNVGLHGPPAQSREMSVAMTLRDCTMFIKIPRDDKAPVEIRLGDLDMKAGLGGKAEYWLDVETQLISEGWYQGTNSSQEHSECALQSSRRSTPSA; translated from the exons ATGCTCAAACCCCATCTTTTTGAGCTCCCCGCGGGGGTTCAGCTCATCTACCTCGCCGAGGGCGGTGCCAATGTCATTTACCGCTTTGTTGCGTCTGCTCCGGTCAAATCCGCGCTCGCCCTGAAATCACCGCTTTCCACCGCGGGGGTGGAGGCGTGCAGCGGCGTGCCGGCTCAGCTAAGGGGCAAATTGCTGCGTCTGCGCAAAGAGACCGCGGCCGATATCCCGTACCAGGAGATCGTGCGCAATTTCGACAATATCATCAGACCGCTCTTCAAACCGGAAGAGCTAGTCGAACAGACTCTGATCCGGCTGCCCGAGGGGCTGATCCAGCGCTGCAACGAACAGCTCCGCCTTGCGGAAACTAACGGTCTACGCCCGGCAAAGCGCCATGGCGGCTATCTCTGTGTGAATGAGTCCTTTGGTCTTGTCATCACCGACATGACCACCGCAGACGACCCGGGAGCCAGTATGGCTGAGCTGAAACCAAAGTGGCTTACGCcgtcgccctcggcgccctcgacggcACGCCGGTGCCGCACGTGCGCGTTGAGGGAGATGAAGAATCACAACGTGCAGAGTCTGCAGCAGACGGGCCATCGGCGATCGTTTTGTCCGTTGGATTTGGTCTCGGAGCGGTTCGAGAATGTGCTGCGCGCAACCGCCTTTATCAAAGGATGCGGGGATCGCGCACATCTAGCCCGCATATTGTACCGCAACTCGACTCTTCAGAAATTGCAGTCGCACCAGAAAGCCATGAAGAATGTCGGATTACATGGTCCGCCGGCACAGTCGCGGGAGATGTCTGTTGCGATGACGCTAAGGGATTGTACCATGTTCATTAAA ATCCCTCGCGACGACAAAGCCCCCGTCGAAATCcgccttggcgatctcgaCATGAAAGCCGGTCTAGGCGGCAAAGCCGAGTACTGGCTGGATGTGGAGACCCAGCTCATTAGTGAAGGTTGGTATCAAGGCACGAATAGCAGTCAAGAGCATAGCGAGTGCGCTCTGcagagctcgaggagatctaCTCCCTCGGCATGA
- a CDS encoding uncharacterized protein (ID:PFLUO_004639-T1.cds;~source:funannotate) — MNSLPTPSHCTADFCLIPIGTASPSVSAQVADVQRLIEQSGVKYTMHSAGTTLEGSWDRVHQVIGQAHTLLHEQGVVRIQSDIRSGSRTDKLQTAEDKVNKVRELLGKE; from the exons aTGAATTCCCTTCCCACGCCGTCCCACTGCACCGCCGACTTCTGCCTGATCCCG ATCGGCACAGCGTCTCCCTCGGTCTCCGCTCAGGTCGCCGACGTCCAGCGCCTGATCGAGCAGTCCGGGGTGAAATACACGATGCATTCAGCGGGCACGACGCTCG AGGGATCGTGGGACCGTGTTCATCAGGTCATCGGACAGGCGCATACCCTCCTTCATGAGCAAGGGGTTGTGCGCATCCAGTCTGATATCCGATCTGGGTCGAG GACTGATAAATTGCAGACGGCGGAGGATAAGGTGAATAAAGTCCGGGAGTTGCTGGGTAAGGAGTAG